One window of the Nitrospirota bacterium genome contains the following:
- a CDS encoding type II toxin-antitoxin system PemK/MazF family toxin, whose protein sequence is MTRHKIVLVPFPFDDLSGTKVRPALCLTDPIGVQRHVIIAFITSRIPPDPVATDLVLPADHPDFPSTGLRVASTVRLHRLMTVSSSLIRRELGTLSPGRQAEVSSKISALFTLAG, encoded by the coding sequence GTGACGCGGCATAAGATCGTCCTCGTCCCTTTCCCATTCGATGATCTCTCTGGAACAAAGGTCAGACCGGCGCTATGCCTGACTGATCCGATCGGCGTCCAGCGACACGTCATCATCGCCTTCATTACCAGTCGGATCCCGCCCGATCCTGTCGCAACCGACCTCGTGCTTCCCGCCGATCACCCCGATTTTCCGTCGACCGGGCTGCGAGTCGCGTCCACGGTACGCCTGCATCGCCTCATGACCGTGTCATCGAGCCTAATTCGGAGGGAGTTGGGCACTCTGTCTCCCGGCAGGCAGGCGGAGGTGAGCAGCAAGATATCCGCATTGTTCACTCTCGCCGGATAG
- a CDS encoding antitoxin family protein — protein sequence MKRKTEAVYENGTLRLSKPLPLAEQARVYVTVEGLREKDDDLPESAWLRSASANEAFDFLKDPAEDIYDPADGKPFRDAA from the coding sequence ATGAAACGGAAAACGGAAGCCGTGTACGAAAACGGGACGCTCAGGCTGTCCAAGCCGTTGCCGCTCGCGGAGCAGGCGCGCGTCTACGTCACCGTCGAAGGCCTACGAGAGAAGGACGACGATCTGCCAGAATCCGCATGGCTCCGGAGTGCGTCGGCGAACGAAGCCTTCGACTTCCTGAAGGATCCGGCCGAGGATATCTACGATCCTGCCGACGGGAAGCCGTTCCGTGACGCGGCATAA
- a CDS encoding DUF4062 domain-containing protein, with the protein MISSTIGDLEKDREIAEQVVKQLGHKVFRSDREHARPQSSVQVCIEKSQGCDIYVGILGAQYGSFVPDRQVSFVEMEFDEAQGSDPTKVLIFARNMPAADDRQKAFRDRVLQGPKGYFATMYQAPEQLERSIRGALVDWIAKRVRATAQKGRLGGGDAVQGVPLPVVASAGSLPALEVKHELEGHGVSRGPEGTAYNLYVKLGVHNPHLGVTARSALVRYGCKSHHRLDMDGGVDGNGQFPFPRVPGTSDQFEDDGRHPIRGGQTRWVIRIPVEVREPAMAVEDFEVEFDVTAEGFGRAEGRLTVPRGEILKLIEENYGGPKKESLSEERPFVWYSFLVCPAGEFSFATLARLHDAIKVAKFAFRGGDSSSRRITFPPGRITAIGGGKSISWSHSVTDTDVQSRMTFECEATLDGSFRFVVQEEPIDQSHGRKDVIPVRVATILSYSLLVLVLADRLFPRLRTEKLELDLTVETAGPCPLDTLPFEAMATSAMLHVADRRDLRSRVRIPRKMIRSRDALENGEGVESLKDLLDGITNAFQSSTGLASVSSEDLHQEVKRFLDGVVRGDGSRGA; encoded by the coding sequence ATGATTAGTTCAACGATTGGAGACTTGGAGAAGGACCGAGAGATCGCTGAACAAGTTGTGAAGCAGCTTGGACACAAGGTGTTCAGAAGCGACAGGGAACATGCTCGACCCCAATCGTCGGTGCAGGTGTGTATCGAGAAGTCGCAGGGGTGCGACATTTACGTAGGGATACTCGGTGCCCAGTATGGTTCGTTCGTTCCGGATCGACAGGTCTCGTTCGTGGAAATGGAGTTTGATGAGGCCCAGGGCTCAGACCCGACGAAGGTACTGATCTTTGCTAGAAACATGCCGGCCGCTGATGATCGTCAGAAGGCGTTCAGGGACCGAGTGCTCCAAGGCCCGAAGGGGTATTTCGCAACCATGTACCAAGCACCAGAGCAACTTGAGCGGTCGATTCGTGGGGCGCTCGTTGATTGGATTGCCAAACGTGTTAGGGCGACGGCCCAGAAGGGGCGTCTGGGAGGAGGTGACGCGGTCCAGGGGGTGCCGCTTCCCGTGGTCGCCTCCGCAGGCTCACTTCCTGCGCTTGAGGTGAAACACGAGCTTGAGGGACATGGAGTTTCCCGGGGTCCGGAAGGCACAGCGTACAACCTCTACGTCAAGCTGGGGGTTCACAACCCTCACCTGGGCGTCACAGCGAGGAGCGCCTTGGTCCGCTATGGGTGCAAGTCGCATCACAGACTGGACATGGACGGCGGTGTCGACGGGAACGGCCAATTCCCCTTCCCGCGGGTCCCTGGGACGTCGGACCAATTCGAGGATGATGGACGTCACCCCATTCGAGGTGGCCAGACGCGGTGGGTCATCCGCATTCCGGTGGAAGTTCGTGAACCGGCAATGGCGGTTGAGGATTTCGAAGTGGAATTTGATGTAACGGCGGAGGGGTTTGGGCGTGCAGAAGGTCGTCTGACCGTTCCCAGGGGTGAGATCTTGAAACTCATTGAGGAGAATTATGGGGGTCCAAAGAAAGAATCGCTGAGTGAGGAAAGGCCGTTCGTTTGGTATAGCTTTCTTGTTTGCCCTGCGGGGGAGTTCTCATTTGCAACGCTCGCGCGGCTTCATGATGCTATCAAGGTGGCCAAGTTTGCGTTCAGAGGAGGCGATTCTTCTTCCAGGCGGATCACATTTCCCCCAGGCCGGATCACTGCGATCGGGGGTGGGAAATCGATCTCCTGGTCCCATTCGGTGACCGACACGGACGTTCAATCCAGGATGACGTTTGAGTGCGAGGCGACGCTGGATGGCTCGTTTCGTTTTGTTGTGCAGGAGGAGCCGATCGACCAGAGCCATGGGAGGAAGGATGTTATCCCGGTCCGAGTGGCCACGATTCTGTCCTATAGCCTGCTGGTGCTGGTCCTTGCAGATCGACTCTTTCCCCGATTGCGTACGGAGAAGTTGGAGCTGGATCTGACAGTGGAAACCGCCGGACCTTGCCCGTTGGATACGCTGCCTTTCGAAGCCATGGCCACATCGGCCATGTTGCACGTGGCAGATCGGCGCGATCTCAGGTCGAGGGTACGGATTCCCCGCAAGATGATACGTAGTAGGGACGCGTTGGAAAACGGTGAAGGAGTGGAATCGCTAAAGGATCTGCTGGATGGCATCACCAATGCGTTTCAATCAAGCACCGGACTCGCAAGTGTGAGTAGCGAGGACCTCCATCAAGAGGTGAAGCGCTTTCTGGATGGAGTGGTGCGAGGGGACGGTAGCCGTGGAGCGTAG
- a CDS encoding aldo/keto reductase — translation MRDIQRNELGRTGIKVFPLGLSATYRPGKDTVFKALDEGVNLFFCFGFDSHMIKVLRGLSHDHRHDVVIATGAYNLLWGHPNLRRTLEKRLRQLRTDYIDLFLFLGVTKPKHLTDDVREEMARFREEGKVRAIGISTHNRPFAGQLCANGALDVIMMRYNAAHRGAEEDIFPHLGVHDPGVVGYTATRWRYLMRRPTAWPSEGRIPTAGECYRFVLSNPNVDVCLTAPRNRKELGENLAAVRRGPLTDDDLGFMRQFGDAVHHTKKWFM, via the coding sequence ATGCGCGATATTCAGCGCAACGAGCTGGGGCGAACGGGGATCAAGGTCTTTCCGCTGGGACTCTCCGCCACCTACCGTCCGGGGAAGGATACGGTGTTCAAAGCCTTGGACGAGGGCGTCAACCTCTTTTTCTGTTTCGGCTTCGATTCCCACATGATCAAGGTCCTCCGCGGGCTGTCTCATGATCATCGTCATGACGTTGTGATCGCCACGGGGGCGTACAATCTGCTCTGGGGCCATCCCAATCTCCGTCGAACGCTGGAGAAACGGCTCCGGCAGCTCCGGACGGATTACATCGATCTGTTCCTGTTTCTGGGCGTGACAAAGCCGAAACACCTCACGGATGATGTGCGCGAAGAGATGGCCCGCTTTCGTGAGGAAGGGAAGGTGCGCGCGATCGGCATCTCCACGCACAACCGTCCCTTCGCAGGTCAGCTATGTGCGAACGGAGCCTTGGACGTCATCATGATGCGCTACAATGCAGCCCATCGCGGCGCGGAGGAGGACATTTTTCCCCACTTGGGCGTCCACGACCCGGGGGTGGTGGGCTACACGGCCACGCGGTGGAGGTATCTGATGCGCAGACCGACGGCCTGGCCATCGGAGGGACGCATTCCGACGGCGGGGGAGTGCTATCGTTTCGTTCTGTCCAATCCCAATGTAGATGTGTGTCTCACGGCTCCTCGGAATCGCAAGGAATTGGGCGAGAACCTGGCCGCCGTGCGCCGCGGGCCATTGACGGACGATGATCTCGGGTTCATGCGGCAGTTCGGCGACGCCGTGCACCACACGAAGAAATGGTTCATGTGA
- a CDS encoding class I SAM-dependent methyltransferase: MANMNPQEMIAAQREEWTRVAPAWEKWDEVFDRNTSFVNYRLLAEARLRPGYRVLDLGSGTGYPALLAAEAVGPTGSVIGLDLSEAMLNVARRKANAKGLANVEFRTADVCALDFDDGSIDAVTSRFCLMFLPDVSKAARDIACVLRPGGYVAAAVWSAPEKNPMTSTPMGVLRKMMTLPPPDPNQPGIFRLAKPGDLRGIMESAGLEVVSEDETEGESLFDSVDEYFQALMEIAAPLQTLFAKLTAEQRGTAESEIKQLISKYRRNGNVALPTAVRVVAARKRLV; encoded by the coding sequence ATGGCGAACATGAATCCGCAGGAAATGATCGCGGCGCAGAGGGAAGAGTGGACCCGCGTGGCTCCGGCGTGGGAGAAGTGGGATGAGGTGTTCGATCGGAACACGTCGTTCGTCAACTACAGACTACTGGCGGAGGCCCGCCTTCGACCGGGCTACCGCGTCCTGGATCTTGGCTCCGGCACGGGCTACCCGGCGCTCTTGGCGGCCGAAGCGGTGGGCCCGACGGGATCCGTGATCGGCCTCGATCTCTCAGAAGCCATGCTGAACGTTGCCCGCCGTAAGGCGAACGCCAAAGGCCTTGCCAATGTTGAGTTCAGAACGGCCGATGTGTGTGCGCTTGATTTCGATGACGGATCCATCGATGCCGTGACGAGCCGTTTTTGCCTGATGTTCCTTCCGGATGTTTCCAAGGCCGCAAGGGATATCGCGTGCGTGCTGCGACCGGGCGGATATGTAGCGGCCGCCGTCTGGTCGGCGCCCGAAAAGAATCCGATGACCTCCACGCCGATGGGTGTGCTCAGGAAAATGATGACGCTGCCCCCGCCCGATCCGAACCAACCGGGTATTTTCAGGCTGGCGAAACCGGGCGATCTCCGAGGGATCATGGAATCGGCCGGTTTGGAAGTGGTGTCGGAAGATGAGACCGAGGGGGAATCGTTGTTTGATTCGGTGGACGAATACTTTCAGGCCCTCATGGAGATTGCGGCGCCCCTCCAGACGCTGTTCGCGAAGCTCACCGCGGAGCAGCGGGGAACGGCGGAATCGGAGATCAAGCAGTTGATTTCGAAGTACCGAAGGAATGGCAACGTGGCGCTACCGACGGCCGTGCGAGTCGTCGCCGCTCGAAAGCGGCTGGTGTGA
- a CDS encoding SDR family oxidoreductase → MTGKTCIVTGANSGVGYFTALGLAKTGARVVMVCRSRERGGEALDTIRKETGSKSVELMIADFSSQTSIRTFAGEFVKRHPRLDVLINNAGIIAGPRVVTPEGLEYTFALNHIGYFLTTALLLPHLKKSAPARIINVASEGHRMGRIRFDDLQMERGYTAMKAYNQSKLANVLFTYELARRLEGTGISANCLHPGAVGSNFGGTSVWWMRVGMKLGKPFLLTPEKAARGPVYLATSSEVANVTGKYFWNKRVMPSSGRSHNNEDAGKLWEVSERLVGVR, encoded by the coding sequence ATGACGGGGAAGACCTGCATAGTGACTGGCGCCAATTCGGGGGTGGGGTACTTCACCGCCCTGGGGCTGGCGAAGACAGGCGCACGGGTGGTGATGGTCTGTCGAAGCCGCGAGAGGGGCGGAGAGGCTCTGGATACGATCCGCAAGGAGACGGGGAGCAAGTCCGTTGAGCTGATGATCGCCGACTTTTCGTCCCAAACCTCCATTCGGACATTTGCCGGGGAGTTTGTGAAACGTCATCCGCGGCTTGACGTGCTGATCAATAATGCCGGAATCATCGCGGGTCCTCGGGTGGTGACCCCGGAAGGGTTGGAGTACACCTTCGCGCTGAATCACATCGGATACTTTTTGACGACAGCACTGTTATTGCCCCACCTGAAGAAAAGCGCGCCGGCGCGGATTATCAATGTGGCGTCGGAGGGCCACCGGATGGGGCGGATTCGTTTCGACGATCTCCAGATGGAGCGGGGATACACGGCTATGAAGGCGTATAACCAATCGAAGCTGGCGAACGTCCTTTTCACTTACGAATTGGCGCGGCGGCTGGAGGGAACCGGTATCAGCGCCAACTGCCTGCACCCCGGCGCGGTGGGTTCCAATTTCGGCGGCACTTCCGTGTGGTGGATGCGGGTCGGGATGAAACTCGGGAAGCCGTTTCTGTTGACGCCTGAGAAGGCGGCGCGCGGGCCCGTCTACCTGGCGACTTCCTCGGAGGTGGCGAACGTGACCGGTAAATATTTCTGGAACAAACGCGTCATGCCATCGTCGGGGCGATCCCATAATAATGAAGATGCAGGAAAGTTGTGGGAGGTGAGTGAGAGGTTGGTGGGGGTGAGATAA
- a CDS encoding sigma 54-interacting transcriptional regulator, protein MGTMLFGRLEILNSLGQGQFGRVHRAFDRTLNREVAVKEFFKDVTEWGDESFRKEMRLLSHLHHPALVQVHDLLIDDATGTHYLTEDLVAGPSLSQFLRDASWPSRWEAFVQILQGLEFLHRQGVIHLDIKPSNVLVNPGSGSMPPQVKILDFGIADEISRFNQKGLIAGTFPYIAPEVALGEQVDGRADLYSLAVMFSRTFKKIPEDDSASSAGSTGKSIEELVRETVGRVPPPPEAFRADVPDLFREILVTLLEPNPRHRFWSANQVISRINARSSTRYALEPGRQRLPDKATAMLSGLESPLKEMCAWFDECRNAFQPLFVGAIVGRPETGKSELLDEFRRWAELRDERVVSLADQKSGLPELFERLPVTQDAAALRPYAPYLKALLPETFKEAPDPPSLETTPDMQHVQFLEKLAAALSVLTVRRNLIVLVDDLDRKADVRELLSYYCMTLGEDPNTKADGSTFLLVTSASEEALPIRLVLDRTLMLGPWSDEQAGGVLKSLLGVADPPGRLLRRLMDKTEGVPGLFVEYLRLLVEKVLRPGEDLEAQLETLDWSRLDATLNLSVWFAEELKRLSKPERTILEWLCVSPKGMMAEDLESLDPLLSGLGTSHLRRTQDLGWVRQGPEGSQLASDVRREAVLSQMNPSERAAKHLQLAERWTQLSFGRNETNADGRMSAFDRAHEYFLAGKPAQAFALARPDLQLLVRLHQPGPALRFLEEHADAAAPLPPADAITYRTLLAQAQSATARFPDAIETFRQLLNQAEGLDARAELTSGLAHAYRHGGRLNEAAEAIRGITSRLALDSRWLPVLDALLADILLEQSQYDEAAALCRSYLSGGKSCPDDERLAFRHVLAKFHLYRREMESAIPLFHRNAEETKGSGRSARHALALNSLGVAHLAQGRLDEAVSLFQSCATLSQEIGDLRGTALAYVNLGVAFHKAQNIDVSSKHYEKALTIFRRISDRTDEARALYNFGILRAQARDMAGAENAYEEALRLAQDLRMIHLEAALRLELAECFEQRSHLNRAERECEQAIDLFQRLGMPDDLMLSRLKLAEIRADRGLLREAHSELAACEPQVGEASPPLVQIRFFFAKGKSLRQTDPRSARACFEKALTTLDQSPSKDPLIREKIVREWSALTPPERVSSPSSSEPSEEVPMSSEGKTLMSSRIVIGGSAGNPSKGQEPEPGGTRQVPVQPTVTPADPPQPSADPPLHRRRTDTEAFNLLDVARKINSALDLQDLLVDIVDSLLAFTDAERGFLLLMENGAPVVRVARSHDKKDIRDTAENFSLTVAQETLEAHQPVIALDAMKDPRFKDSASIYQLQLRSVIAVPLFMRGEAIGALYMDTRLKAGRFTEQDVPLLSVLSELAAVAIYKAQLIAQNVRDQRELRKTVRELKDSKDQIETLNHQLEEANRKLKDQLASQETRLEEAEEKLSVLIREEQPKYKYERIVGSSPALRRVLLSVDRAVESRVPVLLQGESGTGKELAARAIHFNSPRKDKPFVPVNCGAMPQDLFESELFGHVKGAFTGADREKPGLFEVAEGGTLFLDEIGELPLPLQVKLLRVLQDGVIRRVGDTRERKLDVRIIAATNRDLKTLVAEKTFREDLYYRLGVYRIQIPPLRERREDIPALARAFLDQIAVEEKESPKKISKRALSALMGRPWPGNIREMENFLRTAHVVAREAEIDVQDLAQGEGISTPEMPQGRRRGQNLKSAVLEYQRELIIESLRRAENNISEAARDLGVDRSQLSIWVKKLKLKGKDS, encoded by the coding sequence ATGGGTACAATGCTCTTCGGCCGGCTCGAAATATTGAACAGCCTCGGCCAAGGACAATTCGGTCGCGTCCATCGGGCGTTCGATCGCACGCTCAATCGCGAGGTGGCCGTCAAGGAGTTCTTCAAGGACGTTACCGAGTGGGGGGACGAATCTTTTCGCAAAGAGATGCGGCTCCTCTCCCATCTCCATCATCCGGCGCTCGTCCAAGTGCATGACCTGCTGATCGATGATGCGACAGGCACCCATTACCTCACGGAAGACCTCGTGGCTGGGCCGAGCCTCTCTCAGTTTCTCCGGGATGCCTCGTGGCCTTCGCGATGGGAAGCCTTCGTCCAGATTCTCCAAGGCCTCGAATTTCTCCACCGCCAAGGCGTCATTCATCTCGACATCAAGCCTTCCAACGTGCTCGTCAACCCCGGCTCCGGCAGCATGCCCCCTCAAGTCAAAATTCTGGATTTCGGTATCGCCGATGAAATCAGCCGGTTCAATCAAAAGGGGCTGATCGCAGGAACGTTCCCGTATATCGCGCCGGAGGTGGCCCTCGGCGAGCAGGTGGACGGTCGTGCCGACCTCTACTCGCTCGCGGTCATGTTCAGCCGGACCTTCAAGAAAATCCCGGAGGACGATTCGGCATCGAGTGCCGGCTCCACCGGAAAGAGCATCGAGGAACTCGTACGGGAGACCGTCGGGCGAGTGCCTCCTCCACCCGAAGCCTTCCGCGCCGACGTGCCGGATTTGTTCCGGGAAATCCTGGTCACCCTTCTGGAGCCCAATCCAAGGCACCGTTTCTGGTCGGCCAACCAGGTGATTTCTCGGATCAACGCTCGCTCCTCCACGCGCTACGCCCTCGAACCCGGCCGTCAGCGGTTGCCGGACAAGGCCACGGCGATGCTCTCGGGATTGGAGTCGCCCTTGAAAGAGATGTGCGCATGGTTCGACGAATGCCGAAACGCCTTCCAGCCCCTCTTCGTGGGCGCCATCGTGGGTCGGCCGGAGACGGGAAAATCCGAACTTCTCGATGAGTTCCGGCGATGGGCCGAACTCCGCGATGAAAGGGTCGTTTCGCTCGCCGATCAGAAATCAGGTCTTCCGGAATTGTTCGAGAGGCTGCCGGTAACGCAGGATGCGGCTGCCCTGCGGCCCTATGCACCCTATCTCAAGGCCCTCCTCCCGGAAACATTCAAGGAGGCCCCCGATCCCCCGTCGCTCGAAACCACTCCCGACATGCAGCACGTCCAATTCCTCGAGAAACTCGCCGCCGCGCTAAGTGTCCTCACGGTCCGGCGAAATCTCATCGTCTTGGTGGATGACCTGGATCGGAAGGCGGATGTCCGCGAACTCCTGTCCTACTACTGCATGACACTGGGTGAAGACCCGAATACGAAGGCCGACGGCTCCACCTTCCTCTTGGTGACAAGCGCATCGGAGGAAGCGCTTCCGATCCGGCTCGTTCTGGATCGGACCCTGATGCTGGGGCCGTGGAGCGACGAGCAAGCCGGAGGCGTGTTGAAATCCCTCCTCGGAGTCGCCGATCCACCCGGCCGTCTTCTGAGGCGCCTGATGGACAAGACGGAGGGCGTGCCGGGGCTGTTCGTCGAGTATCTCAGGCTCCTGGTGGAAAAGGTCCTCCGGCCCGGGGAGGACCTCGAAGCCCAACTCGAGACGTTGGATTGGAGCCGGCTCGACGCCACGCTCAATCTCTCTGTCTGGTTCGCGGAAGAACTCAAGCGGTTGAGCAAACCGGAAAGGACGATTCTGGAATGGCTCTGTGTGTCACCCAAAGGGATGATGGCCGAGGATCTCGAATCCCTCGATCCTCTCCTGAGTGGCCTGGGCACGAGCCATCTGCGCCGGACTCAAGATCTCGGCTGGGTCCGCCAGGGGCCGGAGGGCTCCCAGCTCGCGAGTGACGTGCGCCGCGAAGCCGTCCTGTCGCAAATGAATCCGTCGGAGCGGGCCGCCAAACACCTCCAGCTCGCGGAACGCTGGACCCAGCTCTCCTTCGGTCGGAACGAGACCAACGCGGATGGTCGCATGTCCGCCTTCGATCGGGCCCATGAATATTTCCTCGCCGGGAAACCGGCCCAGGCGTTCGCCCTTGCGCGTCCGGACCTCCAACTCCTCGTCCGGCTCCATCAGCCGGGACCCGCCCTGCGCTTTCTCGAAGAGCACGCCGACGCCGCGGCGCCTTTGCCCCCGGCCGACGCCATCACATACCGAACGCTCCTGGCCCAGGCCCAATCCGCCACCGCCCGCTTTCCGGATGCCATTGAAACTTTCCGGCAACTCCTCAATCAAGCCGAAGGGCTCGATGCGCGCGCCGAACTCACCTCGGGGCTCGCCCACGCCTACCGACATGGGGGGCGTTTGAACGAAGCCGCCGAGGCGATCCGGGGAATCACGTCCAGACTGGCTCTCGATTCCCGTTGGCTGCCGGTCCTGGATGCGCTTCTTGCCGACATCCTTCTGGAACAATCCCAATACGATGAGGCCGCCGCCCTTTGCCGTTCCTATCTGTCGGGAGGCAAGTCATGCCCGGATGATGAACGGCTGGCCTTTCGCCATGTCCTCGCCAAGTTTCATCTCTACCGGCGAGAGATGGAGTCCGCCATTCCCCTCTTTCACCGGAATGCGGAGGAGACGAAGGGTTCCGGACGCTCGGCCCGTCACGCCCTCGCGCTGAATTCACTGGGCGTCGCCCATCTCGCCCAGGGGCGCCTGGATGAAGCCGTTTCCCTGTTCCAATCGTGCGCTACCCTTAGCCAGGAAATCGGCGATCTTCGGGGAACGGCGCTCGCCTACGTCAACCTCGGCGTCGCCTTCCACAAAGCCCAGAACATCGACGTTTCATCGAAGCATTACGAGAAAGCCCTCACGATTTTCCGAAGAATTTCAGACCGGACGGATGAGGCCCGCGCGCTGTACAATTTCGGCATCCTCCGGGCGCAGGCGAGGGACATGGCCGGCGCTGAGAATGCGTATGAAGAGGCCCTTCGCCTGGCTCAAGATCTGCGGATGATCCACCTCGAGGCCGCTCTCCGGCTCGAACTGGCTGAATGCTTCGAGCAGCGATCCCATCTCAACCGTGCGGAACGGGAGTGCGAGCAGGCGATCGACCTGTTTCAGCGGCTCGGCATGCCCGACGATCTCATGCTCTCCCGTCTCAAACTGGCCGAGATCCGCGCCGACCGCGGCCTCCTCCGCGAAGCCCACTCGGAGTTGGCCGCGTGCGAGCCGCAGGTGGGGGAGGCATCGCCCCCCCTCGTTCAAATTCGATTCTTCTTTGCCAAGGGCAAGTCTCTTCGACAGACCGATCCACGCTCGGCCCGTGCCTGCTTCGAAAAGGCCCTCACGACGCTGGATCAGTCGCCCTCGAAAGACCCGTTGATCCGGGAAAAGATCGTTCGCGAGTGGTCGGCTCTCACGCCACCGGAGCGAGTCTCTTCCCCATCTTCTTCCGAACCGTCCGAGGAGGTCCCTATGTCATCCGAAGGCAAAACCCTCATGTCGTCACGAATCGTGATCGGCGGGTCCGCCGGGAATCCATCCAAAGGTCAGGAACCGGAACCCGGTGGAACACGGCAGGTTCCGGTCCAACCCACGGTCACACCCGCCGATCCACCCCAACCGTCGGCTGACCCCCCACTCCACCGCCGGAGGACCGACACGGAGGCCTTCAACCTCCTTGATGTGGCACGCAAGATCAATTCGGCCCTGGATCTCCAGGATCTTCTTGTCGACATCGTCGATTCCCTCCTGGCGTTTACCGATGCCGAGCGCGGTTTTCTCCTCCTCATGGAAAACGGTGCGCCGGTGGTCCGCGTCGCGCGGTCCCATGACAAGAAGGACATCCGCGACACCGCGGAGAACTTTTCTCTCACCGTTGCCCAGGAAACGCTCGAAGCGCACCAGCCCGTCATCGCACTGGACGCCATGAAGGATCCGCGATTCAAGGATTCCGCCAGCATCTACCAGCTCCAGCTCCGCTCCGTCATTGCCGTTCCCCTCTTCATGCGCGGCGAGGCCATCGGCGCCCTGTACATGGACACGCGTCTGAAGGCGGGACGTTTCACCGAGCAGGACGTCCCGTTGCTTTCCGTCCTGAGCGAACTTGCCGCCGTGGCGATCTACAAGGCCCAACTGATCGCTCAAAACGTGCGTGACCAGCGCGAGTTGAGAAAAACGGTTCGTGAACTGAAAGATTCCAAGGATCAGATTGAGACGCTGAACCACCAACTGGAGGAGGCGAATCGGAAACTCAAGGACCAATTGGCCTCACAGGAAACCCGGCTGGAGGAGGCCGAAGAAAAGCTCAGTGTCTTGATCCGCGAGGAACAGCCGAAATACAAGTATGAACGCATCGTCGGATCGAGTCCGGCCCTCCGGCGCGTCCTCCTCTCCGTGGATCGGGCCGTGGAGAGTCGAGTCCCCGTCCTCCTCCAAGGGGAAAGCGGAACGGGCAAGGAACTGGCGGCCCGAGCCATCCATTTCAATTCGCCGCGCAAAGACAAACCGTTCGTGCCGGTCAATTGCGGGGCGATGCCGCAGGATCTCTTCGAGTCCGAACTCTTCGGACACGTGAAGGGCGCGTTTACCGGGGCGGATCGGGAGAAACCGGGCCTGTTCGAAGTGGCTGAAGGGGGAACTCTGTTCCTGGATGAAATCGGGGAGCTGCCCCTCCCCCTCCAGGTCAAACTCCTCCGGGTTCTTCAAGATGGCGTCATACGACGGGTGGGAGACACGCGCGAAAGAAAGTTGGACGTTCGCATCATCGCCGCCACGAACCGCGATTTGAAAACCCTTGTGGCGGAGAAAACGTTCCGGGAAGATCTCTACTACCGCCTGGGCGTGTACCGGATCCAGATCCCGCCTTTGCGTGAGCGGCGGGAGGACATCCCCGCGCTCGCCCGCGCTTTTCTGGATCAGATCGCTGTGGAAGAAAAGGAATCGCCCAAGAAGATCAGCAAACGCGCCCTGTCCGCTCTCATGGGCCGGCCGTGGCCCGGCAACATCCGTGAGATGGAAAACTTCCTGCGGACGGCACACGTCGTTGCGCGTGAAGCCGAAATCGACGTCCAGGACTTGGCCCAGGGCGAAGGCATTTCTACTCCCGAAATGCCACAGGGGCGGAGGAGAGGTCAGAATCTCAAGAGCGCCGTGCTGGAGTACCAGAGGGAACTGATCATCGAATCCCTTCGCCGCGCGGAGAACAATATTTCCGAGGCCGCCCGCGATCTCGGGGTAGATCGCTCCCAGCTCTCCATCTGGGTCAAGAAGCTGAAGCTCAAGGGCAAAGATTCCTAG